TACTACAATGGCCTGTTCCCTCTCATATTTCATTTCCTGGACATATTTGGTAACGAGATAAGAAACCCCAATCACAATAAATAATAATAATATTGCCCCTATGCCATAGAGTAATATTTTTATTAGCTTCGATGGAGATGCGCTAGCAACAGCCTCTTCAACAGATTCACCCTCCTCTTCCGCAATAACATCTACGCTCTCTTCATCTCCCATGATCTATTCCACATATAACCATTGATTGATATAACACCAGCTTAGCCTCCAGGCTAGCCTCTCTACTTAAGGAATAGGACTCCCCTAATTCATGATTAAGGGATCCATAAAAATTTCTAAATAAAATTAATATTTTGTCTACAACGCTATTACAGCAATTATTATATGTCAATTATTTTTTTTTGTTTAAATAATGTTGTGTGCTAAACATATGGATATGTATCGCATCTAAAAATAGATGCGACTATTTTCATTTCTCCAAATATAATTTAATATCCACGTTACTTCCGACTTAGGGATTTAGCGCTATCTCCATTCCTCATCAGGAAGGGGCCTATTTATCCTATCGCTCTTACTCGCCTCTAATCCCTTATCCCTTACAATTATTATATCGACACGCCTATTATAAGCCCTGCCTTCAGGAATATTATTATCATCAATTGGTCGAAATTGACCATATGCGACTGATGATATTTGCTTGGGATTTATGCCCTCTTCATCTGCGAGATAACGTAAAACACTCAGACTCCTTGCTGAAGACAGCTCCCAATTGGTCTCATAGCCCTCCCGTACACCCTGTGGCGGTATTGGCCTATTATCAGTATGCCCTTCGATCCTAACAAAATTTGGAATTGAATTAACAATGGTTCCGACCTTTTTTAACACACCCCTTGAGTTCTCGCTCAACCTTGCACTGCCAGGGGCGAAATAGGCATCGCCTGAAAGAGTAATCACCAAACCCCTTTCATCCTCCATTACCCTTACCTTCTTAGCCTGAAT
The sequence above is a segment of the Spirochaetota bacterium genome. Coding sequences within it:
- a CDS encoding OmpA family protein, producing the protein MIKKKEKKAKAGSPAWMMTYGDMTTLLLTFFILMFNIADISAKDFFLVLSSFRGSLGMFTGGFSLSKGKLEELGMNIQNLPSSEQGRALARSLKRAIEAFKPEIQAKKVRVMEDERGLVITLSGDAYFAPGSARLSENSRGVLKKVGTIVNSIPNFVRIEGHTDNRPIPPQGVREGYETNWELSSARSLSVLRYLADEEGINPKQISSVAYGQFRPIDDNNIPEGRAYNRRVDIIIVRDKGLEASKSDRINRPLPDEEWR